Proteins encoded within one genomic window of Pongo pygmaeus isolate AG05252 chromosome 18, NHGRI_mPonPyg2-v2.0_pri, whole genome shotgun sequence:
- the TSNAXIP1 gene encoding translin-associated factor X-interacting protein 1 isoform X1, which yields MACQQSRYHSFSSASRLQPRPSGVTIDESFLTEDKSTQNRKLLQKRRTLAERELASAHRHPSRAAQHSAADVTSHPSHQHTRHCATYWDGHTRSAKTGQFSMGGHLSPWPTYTSGQTILQNRKPCSDDYQKRVGNCQQHPFRTAKPRYLEELENYLRKELLLLDLGTDSTQELRLQPYREIFEFFIEDFKTYKPLLSSIKNAYEGMLAHQREKIRALEPLKAKLVTVNEDCNERILAMKAEEKHEISLLKKEKMNLLKIIDKKNEEKISLQSEVTKLRKNLAEEYLHYLSERDARKILIADLNELRYQREDISLAQSPGIWGEDPVKLTLALKMTRQDLTRTQMELNTMKANFGDVVPRRDFEMQEKTNKDLQEQLDTLRASYEEVRKEHEILMQLHMSTLKERDQFFSELQEIQRTSTPRPDWTKCKDVVAGGPERWQMLAEGKNSDQLVDVLLEEIGSGLLREKDFFPGLGYGEAIPAFLRFDGLVENKKPSKKDVVNLLKDAWKERLAEEQKETFPDFFFNFLEHRFGPSDAMAWAYTIFENIKIFHSNEVMSQFYAVLMGKWSENVYVTQKETVAQLLKEMTNADSQNEGLLTMEQFNTVLKSTFPLKTEEQIQELMEAGGWHPSSSNADLLNYRSLFMEDEEGQSEPFVQKLWEQYMDEKDEYLQQLKQELGIELHEEVTLPKLRGALMTIDPSLDKQTVNTYVSQAFQLPESEMPEEGDEKEEGMVEILQTALERLQVIDIRRVGPREPEPAS from the exons ATGGCCTGCCAGCAGTCGCGGTACCACAGCTTCTCGTCCGCGTCGAG ATTACAGCCACGGCCTTCAGGAGTGACCATAGACGAATCCTTTCTCACAGAAGACAAGAGCACCCAGAATCGCAAGCTTCTTCAGAAACGAAGGACACTG GCAGAGAGAGAACTCGCCTCTGCCCACAGACATCCCTCCCGTGCAGCTCAGCATTCTGCAGCGGACGTCACTTCTCACCCCTCCCACCAacacaccaggcactgtgctacctACTGGGACGGTCACACCAGATCTGCCAAG ACTGGTCAGTTCTCCATGGGTGGGCACCTGTCCCCATGGCCCACATACACCAGTGGCCAGACCATTTTGCAAAATCGAAAACCCTGTTCAGATGACTACCAGAAGCGAGTAGG GAACTGCCAGCAGCACCCCTTTCGCACTGCCAAGCCCCGGTACTTGGAGGAACTGGAAAACTACCTACGCAAGGAGCTCCTCCTGCTGGACCTGGGCACAGATTCCACCCAGGAACTAAGGCTGCAG CCTTACAGAGAGATCTTTGAGTTCTTCATAGAGGACTTCAAAACGTACAAGCCATTACTATCCTCCATCAAGAATGCGTATGAGGGGATGCTGG CCCACCAAAGGGAGAAGATTCGGGCTCTGGAGCCCCTGAAGGCCAAGCTTGTCACTGTGAATGAGGACTGCAATGAGAGGATCCTGGCCATGAAAGCTGAGGAGAAACATGAAATCTCCCTGCTCAAGAAAGAGAAGATGAACTTGCTAAAAATCATCGACAAAAAGAATGAGGAGAAGATTTCATTGCAGAGCGAG GTGACCAAACTGAGGAAGAACTTGGCTGAGGAGTACCTGCATTACCTCAGTGAGCGAGATGCCCGCAAGATCCTCATCGCAGACCTGAATGAGCTGCGGTACCAGCGGGAGGACATATCATTAGCCCAGTCGCCAG GCATCTGGGGGGAGGACCCTGTGAAGTTAACCCTGGCTCTTAAGATGACCCGGCAAGACCTGACCCGCACGCAGATGGAACTCAACACCATGAAGGCCAACTTTGGAGATGTGGTCCCCAGGAGGGACTTTGAAATGCAGGAGAAGACCAACAAGGATCTTCAGGAGCAG CTGGACACCCTGAGAGCCAGCTACGAGGAGGTTCGCAAGGAGCATGAGATCCTGATGCAGCTGCACATGAGCACGCTGAAGGAGCGGGACCAATTCTTCTCTGAGCTGCAGGAGATCCAGCGCACTTCCACGCCACGGCCTGACTGGACCAAGTGCAAAG ATGTGGTGGCTGGGGGCCCAGAGCGCTGGCAGATGCTGGCTGAGGGCAAGAACAGCGACCAGCTGGTGGATGTGCTCCTGGAAGAGATTGGCTCGGGGCTGCTGCGGGAGAAAGACTTCTTCCCTGGTCTG GGCTATGGGGAAGCCATCCCTGCTTTTCTTCGGTTTGATGGCCTCGTGGAGAACAAGAAGCCAAGCAAGAAGGACGTGGTCAACCTCCTCAAGGATGCCTGGAAGGAACGTCTTGCTGAGGAGCAG AAAGAGACGTTCCCAGATTTCTTCTTCAATTTCCTGGAGCATCGCTTTGGGCCCAGTGATGCCATGGCCTGGGCTTacactatttttgaaaatatcaagatCTTCCACTCCAACGAGGTTATGAGTCAGTTCTATGCAGTCTTGATGGGAAAG TGGAGTGAGAATGTGTATGTCACCCAGAAGGAGACAGTAGCCCAGCTGCTGAAGGAGATGACAAATGCTGACAGTCAGAACGAGGGGCTACTAACCATGGAGCAGTTCAA CACTGTCCTCAAGAGTACCTTCCCTCTCAAGACAGAAGAGCAAATCCAGGAGCTGATGGAGGCAGGGGGCTGGCATCCCAGCAGCAGCAATGCAGACTTGCTCAACTACCGCTCACTGTTTATGGAG GATGAGGAGGGCCAGAGTGAGCCCTTTGTGCAAAAACTCTGGGAACAATACATGGATGAGAAGGACGAGTACTTACAGCAGCTAAAGCAGGAGCTGGGCATAGAACT CCATGAGGAAGTGACTCTGCCCAAGCTGCGAGGGGCCCTGATGACCATCGACCCCAGCCTGGACAAGCAGACTGTGAACACCTACGTGAGCCAGGCCTTCCAGCTCCCTGAGTCGGAAATGCCAGAGGAGGGTGACGAGAAGGAAGAAGGCATGGTGGAAATCCTCCAGACTGCCCTGGAGCGGCTTCAGGTGATTGACATCAGGCGTGTGGGACCTCGAGAGCCAGAGCCTGCAAGCTAG
- the TSNAXIP1 gene encoding translin-associated factor X-interacting protein 1 isoform X6 — protein sequence MACQQSRYHSFSSASRLQPRPSGVTIDESFLTEDKSTQNRKLLQKRRTLAERELASAHRHPSRAAQHSAADVTSHPSHQHTRHCATYWDGHTRSAKTGQFSMGGHLSPWPTYTSGQTILQNRKPCSDDYQKRVGNCQQHPFRTAKPRYLEELENYLRKELLLLDLGTDSTQELRLQPYREIFEFFIEDFKTYKPLLSSIKNAYEGMLAHQREKIRALEPLKAKLVTVNEDCNERILAMKAEEKHEISLLKKEKMNLLKIIDKKNEEKISLQSEVTKLRKNLAEEYLHYLSERDARKILIADLNELRYQREDISLAQSPGIWGEDPVKLTLALKMTRQDLTRTQMELNTMKANFGDVVPRRDFEMQEKTNKDLQEQGYGEAIPAFLRFDGLVENKKPSKKDVVNLLKDAWKERLAEEQKETFPDFFFNFLEHRFGPSDAMAWAYTIFENIKIFHSNEVMSQFYAVLMGKWSENVYVTQKETVAQLLKEMTNADSQNEGLLTMEQFNTVLKSTFPLKTEEQIQELMEAGGWHPSSSNADLLNYRSLFMEDEEGQSEPFVQKLWEQYMDEKDEYLQQLKQELGIELHEEVTLPKLRGALMTIDPSLDKQTVNTYVSQAFQLPESEMPEEGDEKEEGMVEILQTALERLQVIDIRRVGPREPEPAS from the exons ATGGCCTGCCAGCAGTCGCGGTACCACAGCTTCTCGTCCGCGTCGAG ATTACAGCCACGGCCTTCAGGAGTGACCATAGACGAATCCTTTCTCACAGAAGACAAGAGCACCCAGAATCGCAAGCTTCTTCAGAAACGAAGGACACTG GCAGAGAGAGAACTCGCCTCTGCCCACAGACATCCCTCCCGTGCAGCTCAGCATTCTGCAGCGGACGTCACTTCTCACCCCTCCCACCAacacaccaggcactgtgctacctACTGGGACGGTCACACCAGATCTGCCAAG ACTGGTCAGTTCTCCATGGGTGGGCACCTGTCCCCATGGCCCACATACACCAGTGGCCAGACCATTTTGCAAAATCGAAAACCCTGTTCAGATGACTACCAGAAGCGAGTAGG GAACTGCCAGCAGCACCCCTTTCGCACTGCCAAGCCCCGGTACTTGGAGGAACTGGAAAACTACCTACGCAAGGAGCTCCTCCTGCTGGACCTGGGCACAGATTCCACCCAGGAACTAAGGCTGCAG CCTTACAGAGAGATCTTTGAGTTCTTCATAGAGGACTTCAAAACGTACAAGCCATTACTATCCTCCATCAAGAATGCGTATGAGGGGATGCTGG CCCACCAAAGGGAGAAGATTCGGGCTCTGGAGCCCCTGAAGGCCAAGCTTGTCACTGTGAATGAGGACTGCAATGAGAGGATCCTGGCCATGAAAGCTGAGGAGAAACATGAAATCTCCCTGCTCAAGAAAGAGAAGATGAACTTGCTAAAAATCATCGACAAAAAGAATGAGGAGAAGATTTCATTGCAGAGCGAG GTGACCAAACTGAGGAAGAACTTGGCTGAGGAGTACCTGCATTACCTCAGTGAGCGAGATGCCCGCAAGATCCTCATCGCAGACCTGAATGAGCTGCGGTACCAGCGGGAGGACATATCATTAGCCCAGTCGCCAG GCATCTGGGGGGAGGACCCTGTGAAGTTAACCCTGGCTCTTAAGATGACCCGGCAAGACCTGACCCGCACGCAGATGGAACTCAACACCATGAAGGCCAACTTTGGAGATGTGGTCCCCAGGAGGGACTTTGAAATGCAGGAGAAGACCAACAAGGATCTTCAGGAGCAG GGCTATGGGGAAGCCATCCCTGCTTTTCTTCGGTTTGATGGCCTCGTGGAGAACAAGAAGCCAAGCAAGAAGGACGTGGTCAACCTCCTCAAGGATGCCTGGAAGGAACGTCTTGCTGAGGAGCAG AAAGAGACGTTCCCAGATTTCTTCTTCAATTTCCTGGAGCATCGCTTTGGGCCCAGTGATGCCATGGCCTGGGCTTacactatttttgaaaatatcaagatCTTCCACTCCAACGAGGTTATGAGTCAGTTCTATGCAGTCTTGATGGGAAAG TGGAGTGAGAATGTGTATGTCACCCAGAAGGAGACAGTAGCCCAGCTGCTGAAGGAGATGACAAATGCTGACAGTCAGAACGAGGGGCTACTAACCATGGAGCAGTTCAA CACTGTCCTCAAGAGTACCTTCCCTCTCAAGACAGAAGAGCAAATCCAGGAGCTGATGGAGGCAGGGGGCTGGCATCCCAGCAGCAGCAATGCAGACTTGCTCAACTACCGCTCACTGTTTATGGAG GATGAGGAGGGCCAGAGTGAGCCCTTTGTGCAAAAACTCTGGGAACAATACATGGATGAGAAGGACGAGTACTTACAGCAGCTAAAGCAGGAGCTGGGCATAGAACT CCATGAGGAAGTGACTCTGCCCAAGCTGCGAGGGGCCCTGATGACCATCGACCCCAGCCTGGACAAGCAGACTGTGAACACCTACGTGAGCCAGGCCTTCCAGCTCCCTGAGTCGGAAATGCCAGAGGAGGGTGACGAGAAGGAAGAAGGCATGGTGGAAATCCTCCAGACTGCCCTGGAGCGGCTTCAGGTGATTGACATCAGGCGTGTGGGACCTCGAGAGCCAGAGCCTGCAAGCTAG
- the TSNAXIP1 gene encoding translin-associated factor X-interacting protein 1 isoform X8, translating to MACQQSRYHSFSSASRLQPRPSGVTIDESFLTEDKSTQNRKLLQKRRTLELPAAPLSHCQAPVLGGTGKLPTQGAPPAGPGHRFHPGTKAAAHQREKIRALEPLKAKLVTVNEDCNERILAMKAEEKHEISLLKKEKMNLLKIIDKKNEEKISLQSEVTKLRKNLAEEYLHYLSERDARKILIADLNELRYQREDISLAQSPGIWGEDPVKLTLALKMTRQDLTRTQMELNTMKANFGDVVPRRDFEMQEKTNKDLQEQLDTLRASYEEVRKEHEILMQLHMSTLKERDQFFSELQEIQRTSTPRPDWTKCKDVVAGGPERWQMLAEGKNSDQLVDVLLEEIGSGLLREKDFFPGLGYGEAIPAFLRFDGLVENKKPSKKDVVNLLKDAWKERLAEEQKETFPDFFFNFLEHRFGPSDAMAWAYTIFENIKIFHSNEVMSQFYAVLMGKWSENVYVTQKETVAQLLKEMTNADSQNEGLLTMEQFNTVLKSTFPLKTEEQIQELMEAGGWHPSSSNADLLNYRSLFMEDEEGQSEPFVQKLWEQYMDEKDEYLQQLKQELGIELHEEVTLPKLRGALMTIDPSLDKQTVNTYVSQAFQLPESEMPEEGDEKEEGMVEILQTALERLQVIDIRRVGPREPEPAS from the exons ATGGCCTGCCAGCAGTCGCGGTACCACAGCTTCTCGTCCGCGTCGAG ATTACAGCCACGGCCTTCAGGAGTGACCATAGACGAATCCTTTCTCACAGAAGACAAGAGCACCCAGAATCGCAAGCTTCTTCAGAAACGAAGGACACTG GAACTGCCAGCAGCACCCCTTTCGCACTGCCAAGCCCCGGTACTTGGAGGAACTGGAAAACTACCTACGCAAGGAGCTCCTCCTGCTGGACCTGGGCACAGATTCCACCCAGGAACTAAGGCTGCAG CCCACCAAAGGGAGAAGATTCGGGCTCTGGAGCCCCTGAAGGCCAAGCTTGTCACTGTGAATGAGGACTGCAATGAGAGGATCCTGGCCATGAAAGCTGAGGAGAAACATGAAATCTCCCTGCTCAAGAAAGAGAAGATGAACTTGCTAAAAATCATCGACAAAAAGAATGAGGAGAAGATTTCATTGCAGAGCGAG GTGACCAAACTGAGGAAGAACTTGGCTGAGGAGTACCTGCATTACCTCAGTGAGCGAGATGCCCGCAAGATCCTCATCGCAGACCTGAATGAGCTGCGGTACCAGCGGGAGGACATATCATTAGCCCAGTCGCCAG GCATCTGGGGGGAGGACCCTGTGAAGTTAACCCTGGCTCTTAAGATGACCCGGCAAGACCTGACCCGCACGCAGATGGAACTCAACACCATGAAGGCCAACTTTGGAGATGTGGTCCCCAGGAGGGACTTTGAAATGCAGGAGAAGACCAACAAGGATCTTCAGGAGCAG CTGGACACCCTGAGAGCCAGCTACGAGGAGGTTCGCAAGGAGCATGAGATCCTGATGCAGCTGCACATGAGCACGCTGAAGGAGCGGGACCAATTCTTCTCTGAGCTGCAGGAGATCCAGCGCACTTCCACGCCACGGCCTGACTGGACCAAGTGCAAAG ATGTGGTGGCTGGGGGCCCAGAGCGCTGGCAGATGCTGGCTGAGGGCAAGAACAGCGACCAGCTGGTGGATGTGCTCCTGGAAGAGATTGGCTCGGGGCTGCTGCGGGAGAAAGACTTCTTCCCTGGTCTG GGCTATGGGGAAGCCATCCCTGCTTTTCTTCGGTTTGATGGCCTCGTGGAGAACAAGAAGCCAAGCAAGAAGGACGTGGTCAACCTCCTCAAGGATGCCTGGAAGGAACGTCTTGCTGAGGAGCAG AAAGAGACGTTCCCAGATTTCTTCTTCAATTTCCTGGAGCATCGCTTTGGGCCCAGTGATGCCATGGCCTGGGCTTacactatttttgaaaatatcaagatCTTCCACTCCAACGAGGTTATGAGTCAGTTCTATGCAGTCTTGATGGGAAAG TGGAGTGAGAATGTGTATGTCACCCAGAAGGAGACAGTAGCCCAGCTGCTGAAGGAGATGACAAATGCTGACAGTCAGAACGAGGGGCTACTAACCATGGAGCAGTTCAA CACTGTCCTCAAGAGTACCTTCCCTCTCAAGACAGAAGAGCAAATCCAGGAGCTGATGGAGGCAGGGGGCTGGCATCCCAGCAGCAGCAATGCAGACTTGCTCAACTACCGCTCACTGTTTATGGAG GATGAGGAGGGCCAGAGTGAGCCCTTTGTGCAAAAACTCTGGGAACAATACATGGATGAGAAGGACGAGTACTTACAGCAGCTAAAGCAGGAGCTGGGCATAGAACT CCATGAGGAAGTGACTCTGCCCAAGCTGCGAGGGGCCCTGATGACCATCGACCCCAGCCTGGACAAGCAGACTGTGAACACCTACGTGAGCCAGGCCTTCCAGCTCCCTGAGTCGGAAATGCCAGAGGAGGGTGACGAGAAGGAAGAAGGCATGGTGGAAATCCTCCAGACTGCCCTGGAGCGGCTTCAGGTGATTGACATCAGGCGTGTGGGACCTCGAGAGCCAGAGCCTGCAAGCTAG
- the TSNAXIP1 gene encoding translin-associated factor X-interacting protein 1 isoform X4 has protein sequence MLSHCILTSIHCDEDYHHPYFTDTGQFSMGGHLSPWPTYTSGQTILQNRKPCSDDYQKRVGNCQQHPFRTAKPRYLEELENYLRKELLLLDLGTDSTQELRLQPYREIFEFFIEDFKTYKPLLSSIKNAYEGMLAHQREKIRALEPLKAKLVTVNEDCNERILAMKAEEKHEISLLKKEKMNLLKIIDKKNEEKISLQSEVTKLRKNLAEEYLHYLSERDARKILIADLNELRYQREDISLAQSPGIWGEDPVKLTLALKMTRQDLTRTQMELNTMKANFGDVVPRRDFEMQEKTNKDLQEQLDTLRASYEEVRKEHEILMQLHMSTLKERDQFFSELQEIQRTSTPRPDWTKCKDSSSLSPHADVVAGGPERWQMLAEGKNSDQLVDVLLEEIGSGLLREKDFFPGLGYGEAIPAFLRFDGLVENKKPSKKDVVNLLKDAWKERLAEEQKETFPDFFFNFLEHRFGPSDAMAWAYTIFENIKIFHSNEVMSQFYAVLMGKWSENVYVTQKETVAQLLKEMTNADSQNEGLLTMEQFNTVLKSTFPLKTEEQIQELMEAGGWHPSSSNADLLNYRSLFMEDEEGQSEPFVQKLWEQYMDEKDEYLQQLKQELGIELHEEVTLPKLRGALMTIDPSLDKQTVNTYVSQAFQLPESEMPEEGDEKEEGMVEILQTALERLQVIDIRRVGPREPEPAS, from the exons atGCTTTCTCATTGCATCCTCACATCAATACACTGTGACGAAGACTACcatcatccctattttacagac ACTGGTCAGTTCTCCATGGGTGGGCACCTGTCCCCATGGCCCACATACACCAGTGGCCAGACCATTTTGCAAAATCGAAAACCCTGTTCAGATGACTACCAGAAGCGAGTAGG GAACTGCCAGCAGCACCCCTTTCGCACTGCCAAGCCCCGGTACTTGGAGGAACTGGAAAACTACCTACGCAAGGAGCTCCTCCTGCTGGACCTGGGCACAGATTCCACCCAGGAACTAAGGCTGCAG CCTTACAGAGAGATCTTTGAGTTCTTCATAGAGGACTTCAAAACGTACAAGCCATTACTATCCTCCATCAAGAATGCGTATGAGGGGATGCTGG CCCACCAAAGGGAGAAGATTCGGGCTCTGGAGCCCCTGAAGGCCAAGCTTGTCACTGTGAATGAGGACTGCAATGAGAGGATCCTGGCCATGAAAGCTGAGGAGAAACATGAAATCTCCCTGCTCAAGAAAGAGAAGATGAACTTGCTAAAAATCATCGACAAAAAGAATGAGGAGAAGATTTCATTGCAGAGCGAG GTGACCAAACTGAGGAAGAACTTGGCTGAGGAGTACCTGCATTACCTCAGTGAGCGAGATGCCCGCAAGATCCTCATCGCAGACCTGAATGAGCTGCGGTACCAGCGGGAGGACATATCATTAGCCCAGTCGCCAG GCATCTGGGGGGAGGACCCTGTGAAGTTAACCCTGGCTCTTAAGATGACCCGGCAAGACCTGACCCGCACGCAGATGGAACTCAACACCATGAAGGCCAACTTTGGAGATGTGGTCCCCAGGAGGGACTTTGAAATGCAGGAGAAGACCAACAAGGATCTTCAGGAGCAG CTGGACACCCTGAGAGCCAGCTACGAGGAGGTTCGCAAGGAGCATGAGATCCTGATGCAGCTGCACATGAGCACGCTGAAGGAGCGGGACCAATTCTTCTCTGAGCTGCAGGAGATCCAGCGCACTTCCACGCCACGGCCTGACTGGACCAAGTGCAAAG ACTCCAGCTCCCTCTCCCCACATGCAGATGTGGTGGCTGGGGGCCCAGAGCGCTGGCAGATGCTGGCTGAGGGCAAGAACAGCGACCAGCTGGTGGATGTGCTCCTGGAAGAGATTGGCTCGGGGCTGCTGCGGGAGAAAGACTTCTTCCCTGGTCTG GGCTATGGGGAAGCCATCCCTGCTTTTCTTCGGTTTGATGGCCTCGTGGAGAACAAGAAGCCAAGCAAGAAGGACGTGGTCAACCTCCTCAAGGATGCCTGGAAGGAACGTCTTGCTGAGGAGCAG AAAGAGACGTTCCCAGATTTCTTCTTCAATTTCCTGGAGCATCGCTTTGGGCCCAGTGATGCCATGGCCTGGGCTTacactatttttgaaaatatcaagatCTTCCACTCCAACGAGGTTATGAGTCAGTTCTATGCAGTCTTGATGGGAAAG TGGAGTGAGAATGTGTATGTCACCCAGAAGGAGACAGTAGCCCAGCTGCTGAAGGAGATGACAAATGCTGACAGTCAGAACGAGGGGCTACTAACCATGGAGCAGTTCAA CACTGTCCTCAAGAGTACCTTCCCTCTCAAGACAGAAGAGCAAATCCAGGAGCTGATGGAGGCAGGGGGCTGGCATCCCAGCAGCAGCAATGCAGACTTGCTCAACTACCGCTCACTGTTTATGGAG GATGAGGAGGGCCAGAGTGAGCCCTTTGTGCAAAAACTCTGGGAACAATACATGGATGAGAAGGACGAGTACTTACAGCAGCTAAAGCAGGAGCTGGGCATAGAACT CCATGAGGAAGTGACTCTGCCCAAGCTGCGAGGGGCCCTGATGACCATCGACCCCAGCCTGGACAAGCAGACTGTGAACACCTACGTGAGCCAGGCCTTCCAGCTCCCTGAGTCGGAAATGCCAGAGGAGGGTGACGAGAAGGAAGAAGGCATGGTGGAAATCCTCCAGACTGCCCTGGAGCGGCTTCAGGTGATTGACATCAGGCGTGTGGGACCTCGAGAGCCAGAGCCTGCAAGCTAG
- the TSNAXIP1 gene encoding translin-associated factor X-interacting protein 1 isoform X5 — MLSHCILTSIHCDEDYHHPYFTDTGQFSMGGHLSPWPTYTSGQTILQNRKPCSDDYQKRVGNCQQHPFRTAKPRYLEELENYLRKELLLLDLGTDSTQELRLQPYREIFEFFIEDFKTYKPLLSSIKNAYEGMLAHQREKIRALEPLKAKLVTVNEDCNERILAMKAEEKHEISLLKKEKMNLLKIIDKKNEEKISLQSEVTKLRKNLAEEYLHYLSERDARKILIADLNELRYQREDISLAQSPGIWGEDPVKLTLALKMTRQDLTRTQMELNTMKANFGDVVPRRDFEMQEKTNKDLQEQLDTLRASYEEVRKEHEILMQLHMSTLKERDQFFSELQEIQRTSTPRPDWTKCKDVVAGGPERWQMLAEGKNSDQLVDVLLEEIGSGLLREKDFFPGLGYGEAIPAFLRFDGLVENKKPSKKDVVNLLKDAWKERLAEEQKETFPDFFFNFLEHRFGPSDAMAWAYTIFENIKIFHSNEVMSQFYAVLMGKWSENVYVTQKETVAQLLKEMTNADSQNEGLLTMEQFNTVLKSTFPLKTEEQIQELMEAGGWHPSSSNADLLNYRSLFMEDEEGQSEPFVQKLWEQYMDEKDEYLQQLKQELGIELHEEVTLPKLRGALMTIDPSLDKQTVNTYVSQAFQLPESEMPEEGDEKEEGMVEILQTALERLQVIDIRRVGPREPEPAS, encoded by the exons atGCTTTCTCATTGCATCCTCACATCAATACACTGTGACGAAGACTACcatcatccctattttacagac ACTGGTCAGTTCTCCATGGGTGGGCACCTGTCCCCATGGCCCACATACACCAGTGGCCAGACCATTTTGCAAAATCGAAAACCCTGTTCAGATGACTACCAGAAGCGAGTAGG GAACTGCCAGCAGCACCCCTTTCGCACTGCCAAGCCCCGGTACTTGGAGGAACTGGAAAACTACCTACGCAAGGAGCTCCTCCTGCTGGACCTGGGCACAGATTCCACCCAGGAACTAAGGCTGCAG CCTTACAGAGAGATCTTTGAGTTCTTCATAGAGGACTTCAAAACGTACAAGCCATTACTATCCTCCATCAAGAATGCGTATGAGGGGATGCTGG CCCACCAAAGGGAGAAGATTCGGGCTCTGGAGCCCCTGAAGGCCAAGCTTGTCACTGTGAATGAGGACTGCAATGAGAGGATCCTGGCCATGAAAGCTGAGGAGAAACATGAAATCTCCCTGCTCAAGAAAGAGAAGATGAACTTGCTAAAAATCATCGACAAAAAGAATGAGGAGAAGATTTCATTGCAGAGCGAG GTGACCAAACTGAGGAAGAACTTGGCTGAGGAGTACCTGCATTACCTCAGTGAGCGAGATGCCCGCAAGATCCTCATCGCAGACCTGAATGAGCTGCGGTACCAGCGGGAGGACATATCATTAGCCCAGTCGCCAG GCATCTGGGGGGAGGACCCTGTGAAGTTAACCCTGGCTCTTAAGATGACCCGGCAAGACCTGACCCGCACGCAGATGGAACTCAACACCATGAAGGCCAACTTTGGAGATGTGGTCCCCAGGAGGGACTTTGAAATGCAGGAGAAGACCAACAAGGATCTTCAGGAGCAG CTGGACACCCTGAGAGCCAGCTACGAGGAGGTTCGCAAGGAGCATGAGATCCTGATGCAGCTGCACATGAGCACGCTGAAGGAGCGGGACCAATTCTTCTCTGAGCTGCAGGAGATCCAGCGCACTTCCACGCCACGGCCTGACTGGACCAAGTGCAAAG ATGTGGTGGCTGGGGGCCCAGAGCGCTGGCAGATGCTGGCTGAGGGCAAGAACAGCGACCAGCTGGTGGATGTGCTCCTGGAAGAGATTGGCTCGGGGCTGCTGCGGGAGAAAGACTTCTTCCCTGGTCTG GGCTATGGGGAAGCCATCCCTGCTTTTCTTCGGTTTGATGGCCTCGTGGAGAACAAGAAGCCAAGCAAGAAGGACGTGGTCAACCTCCTCAAGGATGCCTGGAAGGAACGTCTTGCTGAGGAGCAG AAAGAGACGTTCCCAGATTTCTTCTTCAATTTCCTGGAGCATCGCTTTGGGCCCAGTGATGCCATGGCCTGGGCTTacactatttttgaaaatatcaagatCTTCCACTCCAACGAGGTTATGAGTCAGTTCTATGCAGTCTTGATGGGAAAG TGGAGTGAGAATGTGTATGTCACCCAGAAGGAGACAGTAGCCCAGCTGCTGAAGGAGATGACAAATGCTGACAGTCAGAACGAGGGGCTACTAACCATGGAGCAGTTCAA CACTGTCCTCAAGAGTACCTTCCCTCTCAAGACAGAAGAGCAAATCCAGGAGCTGATGGAGGCAGGGGGCTGGCATCCCAGCAGCAGCAATGCAGACTTGCTCAACTACCGCTCACTGTTTATGGAG GATGAGGAGGGCCAGAGTGAGCCCTTTGTGCAAAAACTCTGGGAACAATACATGGATGAGAAGGACGAGTACTTACAGCAGCTAAAGCAGGAGCTGGGCATAGAACT CCATGAGGAAGTGACTCTGCCCAAGCTGCGAGGGGCCCTGATGACCATCGACCCCAGCCTGGACAAGCAGACTGTGAACACCTACGTGAGCCAGGCCTTCCAGCTCCCTGAGTCGGAAATGCCAGAGGAGGGTGACGAGAAGGAAGAAGGCATGGTGGAAATCCTCCAGACTGCCCTGGAGCGGCTTCAGGTGATTGACATCAGGCGTGTGGGACCTCGAGAGCCAGAGCCTGCAAGCTAG